One region of Leptidea sinapis chromosome 10, ilLepSina1.1, whole genome shotgun sequence genomic DNA includes:
- the LOC126966573 gene encoding uncharacterized protein LOC126966573 isoform X7: MADEAVSDCLFERLRLHQQRAPDATEAGRSITARINSRLTSHDKHVRQSTLEKLWNKQTGAIQMLLTILENSRDSATATYITSILRESICLKQGKGKKCSVITDTSKKKETKKAGKENKAPVATKANNLLRQQCAVELIAMKGTQGIVRRVTMCVHEYRDRHSASEVLLQHLLWILSPLASRDPKFAMKMRMLGCVRTMHLVLKGHFTDNKLIFPLLVIMKQLAKNPVTTTILIRDGVIATYERVLVSLGFIPTARLRLCLDAIDYFSKNRICCMQIVKTGLCGVLLRVFDRWDRYEGRMRLKICAHILQTLQHLCNTRAGRRSLCTKKYVQILHRFCSQCPDEPEFDGLLARVCSVITLCLKHQALPVPVTSPASFNLNPILKGTNATWPCHEDDEDAANSDGKPVMSDLDEDSPDTDLEGADDYPDTDFDESDIKPDTSDEGTKIQKKSGDSLQTSLWISPNERDIEDLKKIWFLQ; encoded by the exons ATGGCTGACGAAGCCGTGTCTGACTGTCTGTTCGAGCGGCTGCGTCTTCATCAGCAACGAGCACCAGACGCCACGGAAGCTGGCCGCTCCATCACCGCTCGCATCAACTCCAGGCTCACTTCTCATG ACAAACACGTCCGCCAAAGCACGCTCGAGAAACTATGGAACAAACAAACAGGCGCAATTCAAATGCTGCTGACGATTTTGGAG AACTCGAGAGATTCGGCAACAGCTACATACATTACTTCAATATTAAGAGAATCAATATGTTTAAAACAAGGAAAAGGAAAAAAATGTTCAG TTATCACTGATACATCAAAgaagaaagaaacaaaaaaggCAGGAAAAGAAAACAAAGCTCCAGTAGCTACGAAGG CAAACAACTTATTGAGACAACAATGTGCGGTGGAGTTGATTGCTATGAAAGGGACACAAGGCATTGTGCGAAGAGTGACGATGTGTGTACATGAATACCGCGACCGTCACTCCGCCTCAGAGGTTCTTCTTCAACATCTACTGTGGATACTGTCTCCTTTGGCCTCTCGag ATCCGAAATTCGCGATGAAAATGCGAATGTTGGGATGCGTGAGGACAATGCATTTAGTTCTGAAAGGACATTTTACAGACAATAAATTAATCTTTCCACTGTTGGTTATTATGAAACAGCTCGCTAAGAATC CTGTaacaacaacaattttgatcAGAGATGGCGTTATCGCGACCTACGAGAGAGTGTTAGTGAGTCTGGGCTTCATACCGACCGCTAGACTGCGGTTGTGTCTAGACGCTATCGATTACTTCAGTAAAAACA GGATATGCTGTATGCAGATCGTGAAAACGGGACTCTGTGGAGTTTTGCTGAGAGTGTTCGACCGCTGGGACCGCTACGAAGGACGCATGAGACTAAAGATTTGTGCACATATACTACAGACATTACAACACCTATGTAATACAA gAGCTGGCAGAAGGTCGTTATGTACTAAGAAATATGTGCAAATCTTACACAGATTTTGCTCTCAATGCCCAGACGAGCCAGAATTCGATGGACTGTTAGCCCGGGTGTGCTCTGTTATCACATTGTGCCTCAAGCATCAAGCTCTACCGGTTCCAGTAACTAGTCCAGCTTCATTTAATCTAAATCCGATTTTAAAAG GCACCAATGCTACATGGCCGTGTCATGAAGATGATGAGGATGCAGCTAACTCCGACGGGAAACCTGTTATGTCGGATCTGGATGAAGATAGCCCCGATACTGACCTCGAAGGTGCTGATGACTATCCTGACACAGATTTCGACGAGAGTGACATAAAGCCTGACACAAGTGATGAAGGaacgaaaatacaaaaaaagagCGGAGATAGTTTACAAACTTCTCTGTGGATAAGCCCCAATGAGAGAGATATTGAAGACTTGAAAAA